Proteins encoded together in one Zonotrichia leucophrys gambelii isolate GWCS_2022_RI chromosome 1, RI_Zleu_2.0, whole genome shotgun sequence window:
- the POGLUT1 gene encoding protein O-glucosyltransferase 1 — translation MAAGRAALALWAMVAVAAALCRLQPALAADAKWKAITGQIKKAVEAYEPCVKENCSCHQSVWKQDLAPFRGGISKETMADVVSRKLGTHYQIIKNRLYREQDCMFPARCSGVEHFILGIIHRLPDMEMVINVRDYPQVPKWMKPIIPVFSFSKTSEYNDIMYPAWTFWEGGPAVWPIYPTGLGRWDLMREDLRRSAEKWPWKKKISKGYFRGSRTSPERDPLILLSRENPELVDAEYTKNQAWKSEKDTLGKPPAKEIPLVDHCKYKYLFNFRGVAASFRLKHLFLCGSLVFHVGEEWLEFFYPQLKPWVHYIPVQSDLSDVRELLQFVKENDAIAQEISERGRQFITEHLDMEDISCYWEHLLSEYSQILTYKVKRRKSYNEITSGQLKTEL, via the exons ATggccgcggggcgggcggcgctggCGCTGTGGGCCATGGTGGCCGTGGCGGCCGCGCTGTGCCGCCTGCAGCCCGCCCTGGCGGCAG ATGCCAAGTGGAAAGCGATAACTGGGCAAATTAAGAAAGCCGTGGAAGCCTATGAGCCGTGTGTAAAGGAAAATTGCAGCTGCCACCAAAG tGTCTGGAAGCAGGACCTGGCTCCTTTTCGAGGTGGTATTTCCAAGGAGACGATGGCAGACGTCGTGAGCCGCAAGCTCGGGACCCACTaccaaataattaaaaacagacTGTATCGTGAGCAGGACTGCATGTTCCCTGCAAG ATGCAGTGGAGTTGAGCACTTCATTCTGGGGATCATCCATCGCCTCCCTGACATGGAGATGGTGATCAATGTGCGAGACTACCCCCAGGTTCCCAAGTGGATGAAACCCATCATCCCAGTCTTCTCCTTCAGCAAG ACATCTGAATACAATGACATCATGTATCCTGCCTGGACATTTTGGGAAGGAGGACCAGCTGTTTGGCCAATTTACCCAACAGGTTTAGGGCGCTGGGACCTCATGAGAGAGGACCTCAGAAG atctgcagagaaatggccatggaagaaaaaaatctctaaagGATATTTCCGAGGATCCAG aacaAGCCCTGAGAGAGATCCCCTCATCCTGCTGTCCCGAGAAAACCCAGAACTTGTTGACGCTGAGTACACTAAAAACCAGGCTTGGAAATCTGAAAAG GACACCTTAGGAAAGCCTCCTGCAAAGGAAATTCCACTGGTTGATCACTGCAAATACAA GTACCTGTTTAATTTCCGGGGAGTGGCGGCCAGTTTCCGCCTGAAGCACCTTTTCCTGTGCGGCTCGCTTGTCTTCCACGTCGGAGAGGAGTGGTTGGAGTTCTTCTACCCCCAGCTGAAGCCTTGGGTCCACTACATCCCGGTGCAGTCAGACCTCTCTGATGTCAG GGAGCTCTTGCAGTTTGTAAAGGAAAATGATGCCATAGCACAAGAAATTTCAGAGAG GGGACGTCAGTTCATCACTGAGCACTTGGACATGGAGGACATCTCTTGCTACTGGGAGCATCTGCTGTCTGAATATTCCCAAATCTTGACTTACAAagtgaaaaggaggaagagctACAACGAGATCACTTCTGGACAGCTGAAAACAGAACTGTAG